The proteins below are encoded in one region of Hordeum vulgare subsp. vulgare chromosome 3H, MorexV3_pseudomolecules_assembly, whole genome shotgun sequence:
- the LOC123443918 gene encoding WRKY transcription factor 22-like: MCGLLLRMEHLNDWDLQAVVRSCTTFSSHPQDRAGPSPSPAPVPETTVKREPRGDVLRPASAAKDAPSLYGLEYLDLDHKPFLLSAPSPQSWAAVDDRHEMMISFPAAASTSGVRPRVPPGRKPGIRTTTPRPKRSKKSQLKKEVREVPVADGGVSSDLWAWRKYGQKPIKGSPYPRGYYKCSSMKGCMARKLVERSPAKPGVLVITYMAEHCHPVPTQINALAGTTRHKSTPAEDHVTTTTTSPKRHGNAHEPVRCEDESNETSSMAVDGTTEDAAVDDGSDFWPTELDLDELLAPVDGDLDHVFDEDGALGRRLSL; this comes from the exons ATGTGCGGCCTGCTTCTGCGCATGGAGCACCTCAACGACTGGGACCTGCAGGCCGTCGTCAGGAGCTGCACCACCTTCTCCTCCCACCCCCAGGACCGCGCGGGTCCTTCTCCGTCTCCGGcgccggtgccggagacgacggtCAAGCGGGAACCACGCGGCGACGTGCTCCGGCCTGCATCCGCGGCCAAGGACGCGCCGTCGCTCTACGGCCTCGAGTACCTGGACTTGGATCACAAGCCCTTCTTGCTGTCGGCACCGTCGCCGCAGTCGTGGGCGGCAGTGGATGACCGCCATGAGATGATGATCTCTTTCCCCGCGGCCGCGTCCACGTCCGGCGTGCGCCCGCGGGTGCCGCCTGGCCGGAAGCCCGGCATACGAACCACCACCCCGCGCCCGAAAAGAAG CAAGAAGAGCCAGCTGaagaaggaggtgcgcgaggtgcCAGTGGCCGACGGCGGCGTCTCCTCCGACCTTTGGGCGTGGCGCAAGTACGGTCAAAAGCCCATCAAGGGCTCGCCTTATCCCCG GGGATACTACAAGTGTAGCAGCATGAAGGGATGCATGGCCCGGAAACTGGTGGAGCGCAGCCCGGCCAAGCCCGGTGTGCTCGTCATCACCTACATGGCCGAGCACTGCCACCCGGTGCCGACGCAGATCAACGCGCTCGCCGGCACCACCCGCCACAAGTCCACCCCTGCCGAGGACCacgtgacgacgacgaccacctcgCCCAAGAGACACGGCAATGCCCACGAGCCGGTGAGGTGCGAGGATGAAAGCAACGAGAcgtcgtccatggcggtggacggTACCACTGAAGATGCGGCGGTGGATGACGGCAGCGACTTCTGGCCGACGGAGCTTGACCTGGACGAGTTGTTGGCGCCCGTGGATGGCGACCTGGATCACGTCTTCGACGAGGATGGCGCCCTGGGACGACGGCTCTCGCTATAG